Below is a genomic region from Verrucomicrobiales bacterium.
CATCATCGTTCAGAAGAACTTTGCTGCCGTCGGGTTTGACACTGAACCATTCGAGGTAAGCGGCTCCGGTGGTCTCTTGATAGACAGTGCGGATCGGATACACGCCCGGAACCTCTACGATGAACCGGAACAACGTGGCAGAGAATTGATCTCGCTCACCGAGGAACAGTGCGTTCGCCGGGTCGTTGATCGCTCCGCCCTGGGTGCGGAAACGGTCGTCGCTGTTGAATCCGAGGGTGATGAGGCCAGCCGGGAGTTCCACGAAGGTCACGATCTCAGCTTGGATTCCGTTCGGATCGATGCCGCTGTCCGGAGCCGGAAGTCCGGGCATCTGGAGGTCATCGGGGAACGATGCATTCGAATCACCGCCCAATTGGCTCAGGTTGATGACCCCTTCGATGTCGAATCGGACCACTGCGTCTTCATAGACACCTTCGCCGACCGCGGCGCCGATGGCGGCGGGATCGGCGGTGTTCTCAAAGCCGCTCTGGCCGGTGAGAGCCAGTTCAGCGTCGTCGATCGTGTTGGGGGTGTTGTCCTGATTGTAGAACACTTTCCACACAAACCCGCGCTTGGTGGCGTCATAGGATCCGGCCTTCATCGAAGCGGTGAGCACCGGGTAGGTCGGAATCGTGAACGTTCCAGAATCCGTGATCACGTTTCCACGGGTGTCTTTGACTTCGATGGCATAGGTGTGTTCACCGAAGCTCAGCAGAGCTGACGGCGTGTAAGAGAAGTCGGTGGCGTCCAGTACCTTCGGGCTCGCGACCAAGGTTACCGCCTTGCCATCGATCGTCAGTTTCACCGTGGCGGGATCCAGCACCGAGATTCCCTTGTCGTTCGCACGGAAGGAGAAGAGGTTGATGGAAGGATTAACCGCCGAGAGGAACAGGCGATCAGCGCCCGCGCCGACATCACCCAAGGTGATCAAAGCCGTTTCCGACGGACTCTTGCCGAAAACGATGGAGTGAGCACCGAGACCACCCCAACCTTTTTGGCCAGGGGTCAGCTCGTCACCGTCGTTGATGGCCATACCCAACCCAAACTGAGTTCCCACCGTAAGCGGGGCCTCGAGTCCCAGCGAGGCGACGGGGAGCTTGATTTCATAGATGGTCTTCTTGTTGACACCATCGCGCGTCACGATCGCTTCCGTTCCGCCGGGGCCGGCTTCGTGCATAATGATCACGTTGTTCACATTGCCTTCCACGCCACCGAGGGCGTAGTTGTAAAGGGCCACCTGGCGGGTCCGGTCGGCGCTAGCAATCATGAGCTGAATGGAGTCGCCATTCCAGGCGCTGTTGGCAGCATTTTCATGATACTCGTCGGTCACCACGAATCCGAAGTAGACATTGTCAGCATCGTACACGATCTGAACGGCGGACGTCTGATCATCCGGGCCGCTCCAGGTACCGCCGTTGTATTCTTCGAAGAGCACATAGGTGCCGGTTCCATTGGGGCCGGAACCTTTGGGGATGGAGAACTTGGGATCCGCGAGGACGGGAACGCCGCCCCATTCATCGAGCGTTCCATCCACCACGATGGGACTGGCAGTCGCATTCGCGGTGTAGGATTGCTTGCCTGGCTCGATGTCGTTTCCGGCCGCCAGAGTGATGAGGGCCGTTTCCGACGGACTCTTGCCGAAGACCAAGGCATGCGCTCCGAGCCCACCCCAACCTTTTTGGCCAGGGGTCAGTTCATCGCCATCGTTGATGGCCATGCCCAGACCGAACTGCGTTCCACCGCCCAGAGTCTCCAGACCCAGCGCGGACTTCGGGAGCTTGATCTCGTAGGTGGTCCGCTTGGTAGCTGAGTCGCGGGTCACGACCGCTTCGGTTCCGCCGGGGCCAGCTTCGTGCATCACGATCACTTCCGCGGTTGCGTCCTCGACGCCACCGAGCGCGTAGTTGTAGAGCGCGACTTGGGAGCTTCGTTCGGCGTTGGCAATCATCAGCTGAATCGAGTCGCCGTTCCAGGCGCTCTTCGCAGCATTTTCATGATAGTCGTCAGTCACCACGAAACCGAAATAAACGTTGTCGGTATCATAGACGATTTGCACGGCCGAGGTCTGGTCATCCGGACCGCTCCACGTGCCGCCATTGTATTCTTCGAAGAGAACGTAGTTTCCGCCGGCCGATCCCTTGGGAATCGAGAATTTAGGGTCGGCGAGGACCGGCACGCCACCCCATTCGGAGAGGCTACCGTCTAACACAATGGCCCGCGGGGTTGGGACCACCGTGTAGAATTCTTTCGTGGGTTCGATATCATTCGCGTAGCCTGTTACGGCAAACGCGAATGGTACTATTAATAGGGATAGTAGTTTTTTGCGCATACTGATTGTACTCTTGGGTTGATGGGGACGCTTTCACTAGAATTAATAGAGAGGTAGGGCGTTGCTGTCAACGTTCTTGTGGCCGTTGAACGTGCCGTTGGGATGGCGGCGTAAGGCCAGGGCTGCCCGCTGCTCGCCCGGGCTTTGGCGGCCATTTCCAAGTTTGAACGGGGAGCTTTAGAAGTATGAACTTCTTGATGGTTTGATATGAATGCTTAGAGGCTGGATCGAGGTCGAATCAGGCTGAAACCGGCCCGGCCAGTGTGCTTCACGAGCGTAGGCTGTTCGTTGTCGCGCGACTTAAATGGCTTGTCTCACCCTCCCGTACCCGCTGAAATCTGGATCTTAATGAAGAGTTTCCCACTCCTAGTACTGGGCTGTTGGGTTCTGGCCGGTGGAGGGTTGGATGCTGCCATCCGCCTGGCCGACGATGGCTACCACGTCTATCCCGGCGACGAAATACAGGAGGCGCTGCAGCAGGCAGCCACGAACCTCATTCAGAAGGTCGTTCGCGTGCATGAAGGGGAGTACCGACCGAGTAGCAAACGCCAGGCCCTCATCTGGTTTAACAAGATGCATGATGGTATCCGTTTGGAGGCAGTGGGGAGAGTTACCCTCCTAGCGTCCAATCCGTTGCTGGCGCTGCCCTCGGAACCGGCCTTCCCAGCGGTGGTGAACCACATTGTGTATTTTGGCGACGGCGTCACCTCGAACACGGTGTTGAGGGGCTTTCGTCTGACGGGGGCGAACGGTTTTGTGACCAAAGCGCAGACCAGGCAGATGGAGCCCAATGTCACGATTCTCAAGAACTACTTTTTTTATTCCGACGGTGGTGCAGTCAAAGTGTTTGGCCGGTCGTATCCCAGACTTCAGAACCTTGAGATTGTGGATAACTACACCAGCCCTTGTGGAGCGGGCATTTCAGTTCAACATCAGGGCTTCAGCCAGCAGCCGGTGCTGATTGAGAATTGCGTTTTCTTTCGAAACCGCGCCCAGGGCACGGGCTCTGCCGTCGATCTGTTGGCGGGCAGCTCTGCCAGCCTGGTTAATTGCCTATTCGTGGGCAACATCTCCAACACCGGAGAGGATCCGGTGGCCAAGGCTTCCGGGGAACGGCCCTTCGTGAACAGCGGTGTCATGACCATCTTTTGGAATTCGCATGCCGTGGTGCGCAATTGCACCTTTACGGGTAACCGCAACGGGGTCGACGACATGGGGGGCGCCAGCCAATATCTCAACTGCATTTTCGCCGACAATCGCCTCGATGCAGGCCTTAAGGGGTATGGTCGCTACGAGTTGGCGGTGAATGCGGGTGGGAAGGTGTCAGGGTGCGTGTTCAACGGCCTGATTCATGACGTGACCGGCGTGGTAGCGGGGGGTGGAAATGCAACCAACGCTCCATCTCCCCGGTTCGATGCCGCTTTTGTCCCTCAAGCCCCCGAATATCAGAAGGCGGGCTACCGTCCCCTCCTGCCGGTTGCTGGCACGCCTGCGCCCGCCGGCCCGCCTTGATCGCTCTACGGCTCCTCAGCAATAGTCAGCAGAGTGTTCAGCCGTTGTGGTTCCCTCAGAACCTGCTGCTTGCCTGAGGGCCAGGAGATCTCGATGCGATCGACTCGAGTGGCTTCGCCCAGCCCGAAGTAGAGCGGCATGGTGCTCTGGGAGAGGTAACCCGATTTGCCATCGTGATAGCGCGTGTAGACCTTCGAGCCGCAGTGCACCTTCACCAGGGCACCGAGGGCATCACGATTCGAGCCGCCTTGGCCGGTGGGCCGTCCCACGAGTTTCACGTTCAAGAAACGAATCGATTTCTTATCAGCCAAGTTGCTGATCAACACCTGAGGACGGTCGCTCCACTCGCTCGTAACCAGATCTAGATCCCCGTCTGAATCGAGGTCGATGGCTGCCGAGGAGCGGGAGCTGGTGGAGCCGACCACCGTTAAGGCCCCACTTTTTTCGAAGCACAGCGGATGCCTTTTGTCCTCGCCTGAGCAATCGAGCGTAAAAAAGTCTTTCTCAATCCGCTGATCGCGGCGGGGTTCCACTCCCACTACATACTCACTATCCACGAAGCGTTCTCCGCGCTCATTGAGCAGCACGGAATTGACGGCATAGCGCAACGGGTAGCCCATTCCGGCGGTTACGAAAAGGTCTTCGTATCCGTCCGCGTTTAGGTCGGCGACGCTCACTCCCCAGGGCCAATAGGTTTCTGTTCCCAGCTTGGAGGAGATCTCCACGAACTCTCCGCGGCCTTGGTTTCGGTAGAACGCGTTTCCGAGGATGTTGTTGGTCGCGCTTTGCCAGGCTGCTGGTGTCCATTCGGAAGAGCACCAGGCGTCGCTCTTTTGTTTGTCGAACTGGGGCGACAGATCAAGGTCTCCTGCCTTGATTTGCGCGGAGGTCATGTCGGAGTGCATGTCCGTGATGTAGAGATCCATCAGGCCATCCAGGTTATAATCGAAGAATTTAACCCCCATGGAGCCCCAGGGAGTTTTGGGAAAGTAGGCGGCCGTTTTTTCTACGAAGCGCTGGCCCTGGTCGTTTTCATAGTATTTGTCGTCGCCCGACATGCTCAGTACATACAAGTCAGGGTAACCATCCTGATTCAGGTCACAGAACGTGGCGTCACCGCTCCACCCTCGATGTTCCAGGCCGGTCTTTCGCGAAACATCCTCAAATTTGCCGTTGCCCAAGTTTTGGTACAAGACGCTCTGCTCACTTCGTGCGGGAAACTGCCAGCCTTGAAAAGCGTCGGGCCGGGCCAGATAAAAGCCGCCGGGCCCTTTTTCATTCCGGGTATAGCTGCCGACGTTGGCAACGAACAGATCGAGTAATCCATCCCGGTTGAAATCGAAGAAGGTCGCGCCGGACGAATGGAGCGCCCGGGTCACTTTGAGCCCTGAACCTTCGGTGATGTCATTGAATCTTCCCTCCCCGAGGTTTTTGAAAAGGATGTTGCCATTTCGCACCGTTGTGACGAATAGATCCGGCCGGCCATCGTTATCTATGTCCGCAAAGGATGCTGTGACGCTAATCTTGTCCGCCAGTCCGACTCCCGCCCTTTCGGTGATGTTCTCGAATCGTCCGCCTCCCCGGTTTCGCCACAGCTGGCTGCTCCCTACTTGATTGATGAAATAGAGATCGAGCAGGTCGTCGCCGTCGACGTCGGCCACCGCCAGTCCATTTCCGTGATCATAGTGCACGGCCTTGTAGTTCTTGGAGGCGTCGGTCACCGGCGTTTGCTCAAAGCGGATTCCGCTACGTTCGTATTGGTCGCTGAACTGAAAGTCGTGGAAGACCTGCCATTCTTTCGCGGCCTGGATCTGGCGGATGCGGTTGGTCTCCAGGGCACGGAGAGTGCCTTCCGTCGGGCCCAGCGGGTTCAGGCGGGGTCTTTCGTTGGTCCCTTCGGCCGCCAGGAGGCGGGCGGAAAGGATCAGCGGGAGGAGGAGGAGGAGGTCCCGGCCCCGGCGGCGGTGACGTAACCTAGCGGGTGTGGTTTTCATGGGAGGAGTGGGTTGGGCCGGGTGGGCGGAGGTTTGATCGGGCTGAGGGCGACTCGGAAGCCGACGAAATGGATGCCATTGGAGGGTGACATCATGAATCGGTTGGCCGAGCGGGCGAATTCCAGATCCTGATTCCATCCTCCTCCTTTGAAAACCTTGTATTTACCGGAGTCCGGTCCAACGGGGTCGGTCAGTGGCGCCGGAGGGTAAGGCTCGAACCAATCTGAGCACCACTCCCATACGTTGCCATGCATGTCGTGAAGGCCCCAGGCATTGGGTAGCTTCAAACCTACGGGATGCGTGATCGCATCGCTGTTCTCGGCGGTCCAGGCATACTTCTCCGCAACGCCCGGCTCCTCGCTGAAGCTGAACCGATTCGTTGAGCCGGCCAGACAAGCATATTCCCACTCCGCTTCCGTGGGTAAGCGGTATTCGTAGTTCGCCGGGAGCCGGCCCGCGGCGCGTTCGCGTTGAGTGATTGCGCTGCAGTAGCTATTGGCCGCGAGCAGAGTCACCTTTTCGACCGGCCGGTTGGAATCGCCGGTGAAATGGCTTGGGTTGTTGGTGAGCACCGAGGCGAACTCCCATTGAGTAACTTCGTATTTTGCCATCCAGAAGTCGTGGGTGATCGTGACCGGAAACTTTAGGCGGGTGAACGTGCCGGCCTTGATGGGGACCATGTTGGTGGTCGGCGTCAACTTGATCTCCGTTTTGGTGGTGGGTGATGAAGTGTTTCGGTCGCAGCCTGATTGGGACAAAAGCACCAAAGCGGCCCAGGCCAGCTGGATTGAGAGGTGTGCCAGTCGTGAAGATGAACTAGGGCTTTTCATGAGAGAACCGGATGCGGAGGAGTGGCTCATTGCTGGGAACCGGAATCGTGCGTTGTTCGCCGGTCGGCCACTGAACCCACACCGCGACCGGGGTTTCCTGGAGGCCCAGCACCTGATGCGCGGCATCTTGTGATCGATAACCGGAGCCAGCGCTGACCAATCGACAAGGGCCCTTTCGGTCGTTCGCATAGACCATTCGCAATCGTGCGCCGATCGCATCGGGATTGGATGGGCCGCCTTGGAGTGCGACGTGCAGCCCTGGTTTGGCCCGGCGGTTGACGTAGAGCATGGTCGGCCGGTTGTTTTGAGACACCGCTAGATCCACCCGGCCATCGTGATTGAAGTCGACCAGCGCCGCCCCGCGCTGTTCGCCGAAGATCCGGATTCCAGAGATGGCGGCATCCAGTGCTTTGAACGATCCGTCCCCATCCCCTTTAAGCCAGAGGCCGAAGCCAGCATCGTCTCGAGTGAGGTCGGTCGACGTTCCAAAGAAGTTCTGGCTCACAAAGAGATCCTCAATGCCGTCGCCATCGGCGTCGCCAGTGTTGATCGAGAAGACGGGGGCCATCTGAGCCTCCCGGGGAAGAGGCAAGGCTTTGAACCGGCCACCCCGATTCAGAAACACCATTGACCTGAGTTCGGTCGCCTCAAGGTGCTGGCACTTCTCGAAGGTAGCGCCGAGCAACTCGGGGACAGTGGCTTGGCCATAGGCGTCGTAAGTGGGAAAGTTGGCGGCAACGCTGGGATAGCCTCGGGCGAGCCAGTTGCGGTCGTGGATGGGTAGCCAGTTGGATCCGGATCGCCAGGCTTCGAGCATTTGAACGAGCCCGTCGCCGTTCCAATCCCCATAGAACAGGCGAAAGGTCGTCGGCTGATAAAGCTCATACACGGTGTTCCGTCCCCAGTTACCCGCGGCAAGATCGAGTCGGCCATCCCCATCGAAATCTCCCACCGTGACGCTCGTCCACCAGCCGGTGAGGTCGCTCAGACCCCAGTCAGCGGTGGTTTCGGTGAAGCGCCCCTGCTGGTTTCGGAAGACGCGCACAGGGCCCCACTGCGTGGCTAGCGCCAAATCCAGAGCGCCATCCCCGTCCAGGTCAGCGAACGTGGCGCCGCTTACCAAACCGAGTTGCTTGAAGGGCACGCTCGCCGGTTCGCTGATCGCCAGCTTGCCCGCCTCATTCAACCAGAGGCTGGACGAGACTGGCTCGGGGAAGTGGCCGGGTCGGAAGCGGCCCCCCACAAATAGATCCAAATCGCCGTCACCATCGACGTCCGCCGCGGCCATGGGGCCGGGGGTGTTCTGGTCGATGAAGCTGCGCTGCGCATTCGAGTTGGAGGTTGAGAGCGAGAGTTGGGTGACGGATAATGTCAGTAGCTCGGACTTTGAACCGGGAGACATTTCCTGCGGTCCCTCGGTCACTAGCAGGCTTCGATCCCCAGGGCTCCTCGACATTCCCAGGACCGCGGTCTGGCCTCCTGGACTAAGTGGCGCACCCTCCCATCTTTGAAAGGAGCGGCCCTCCAGGTTGCGATAGGCACCGAGACTTCCTCCGCGTCCAGCGGCCGAAACCAAGTCCTCCCACCCATCGCCATCCAGATCATACCAGGCTAGGCCAGGACCTAGTTTGCTGAGACGGTGGGGCAGTAGGGCTTGGATGGACCAATCGTCAAAACCCGTTTCTGTATGCACATGTCCCAACTGGGAGCTGACATCCTCGAAGAGGGGATATGGTTGAGGAATGGGGTTGGGCTGGTGTGGGTCGGTCCCAGTTGCCGCAGGCTGCTGAATCTCGTAAATGCGGTTGCTGAGAATATTTTCCAGGCGGGTCTTGGCGCCGTTACGCCAGGTGACCTCCAGCGACATGGGCCGGGTCGCATCGGGATCCACGGCGAACACGCGGGTGGCTTGATCCCCGGCCAAATACCTACCTCCGCAAATCATCTCCTGCGACTGCGTCAATCTGCCGCCCTGCAGCCGGACCTTGGCCCCCACTCCCTCGGTGTTTCCCGAGCCCCCCCTGAGTCGCACCGCGATCCGGCCGGCGGGAGCGTTGTTCTGATAAACAGTCACCGCCTCGTTGAGATTATTGACGATGACATCCAGATCACCGTCGTTGTCGAGATCTCCCTGGGCCATGCCGTAGGAAACTGCCAAGTGGTCGAACCCCCATTCCCGGCCCATGGACTTGAACAGGCCATCGCCTTGGTTTTGGAAAGCAGCGTTGCGGGTGTGGGATCGCGGGTGCAGGCGCATGGAGCGCTTGAGGTCCTCTGGATTCCGGCGACGCTGCGGATCCTTGATCTCGTTGCTGCTGTCCTGATCCATCACATCGAACTCAAACCCATTGGTGATCAGCAGATCCTCAAAACCGTCCAGGTCGACATCCATGAAGATCGGAGACCAGGTCCAGTCGGATGCCGCCACTCCGGCCATGAACGCCGCTTCCACAAAGAAACCCTCAGCCCTTCCGAAGTAGAGCGTGTTGCGATTGTATTGTGGCCTTTCCTCCGGCCGCTCGGCGTCGATGGGATTGGGCCGGTCGCGAACCAGTTGAGTCATCCGCCTTCGGTGCTCTCGTGACAACATATCCACCACGATGAAGTCGTCGAATCCATCGCGGTCCAGGTCAGCGAAATCCACGCCCATCGAGGAGCGGCTGGTGTGCCTGAGTTTCGAGGTGGCGAGTGCCCTGAAGGTGCCCTTGCCGGAGTTGATCCAGATGCGGTCCGGAGAAGTGTTGTCATTGCACACATAAAGATCCGGGCTGCCATCGCCGTCGATATCCCGGAACATCGCCGCCAAGCCCCAGTCGCGAAACGGCGTCAGCGGCTTTCCGGTTTCGTCCGAATACATGCCCGGCTCGGTGTGGATGGCGGTAAAGCGTCCCTGGCCGTCGTTGCGATACAGGGCGTGCACCTCCGGTAGTTCCCGAACTTTGCCGTCCGGCAGCGCTTCAAAGCGGTCGCGCCAGCGAGGCAGGCGGGTGGATTCTCCATTGACCTTCGTGACCTCCCATCGATCGCCCTTCCTCGCCACGGCAAACCGGGTGGTTGGATCAGCCAGGTGCATGTAGTCGATGAAGTGGGTGCAGTATAGGTCCAGGTCTCCGTCCCCATCAATATCCGCCAGTGTCATCGAGGTCGCGGAGGCATTCGTGGAGAGCCCGGAGCCCTTCACCTCTGACCACCGCGCCTTGCCATCGTTTAGAAACAGCCGGGTTCCGACGCCGATGCTGTTCACCAGCAG
It encodes:
- a CDS encoding VCBS repeat-containing protein; translated protein: MMSAGYLHHFALLVYLSLGAQAIGALPWVEGPGHRLMEVRPNPAGKIGFTSEPPTRTGITFTNELRGDLYLTNAVAHNGAGLAIGDVDGDGWQDVYLCGLQNPNRLYRNLGNWRFEEIPLQEASCPTQLSTGATFADVDGDNDLDLLVNSIGVGTRLFLNDGKARWSEVKGSGLSTNASATSMTLADIDGDGDLDLYCTHFIDYMHLADPTTRFAVARKGDRWEVTKVNGESTRLPRWRDRFEALPDGKVRELPEVHALYRNDGQGRFTAIHTEPGMYSDETGKPLTPFRDWGLAAMFRDIDGDGSPDLYVCNDNTSPDRIWINSGKGTFRALATSKLRHTSRSSMGVDFADLDRDGFDDFIVVDMLSREHRRRMTQLVRDRPNPIDAERPEERPQYNRNTLYFGRAEGFFVEAAFMAGVAASDWTWSPIFMDVDLDGFEDLLITNGFEFDVMDQDSSNEIKDPQRRRNPEDLKRSMRLHPRSHTRNAAFQNQGDGLFKSMGREWGFDHLAVSYGMAQGDLDNDGDLDVIVNNLNEAVTVYQNNAPAGRIAVRLRGGSGNTEGVGAKVRLQGGRLTQSQEMICGGRYLAGDQATRVFAVDPDATRPMSLEVTWRNGAKTRLENILSNRIYEIQQPAATGTDPHQPNPIPQPYPLFEDVSSQLGHVHTETGFDDWSIQALLPHRLSKLGPGLAWYDLDGDGWEDLVSAAGRGGSLGAYRNLEGRSFQRWEGAPLSPGGQTAVLGMSRSPGDRSLLVTEGPQEMSPGSKSELLTLSVTQLSLSTSNSNAQRSFIDQNTPGPMAAADVDGDGDLDLFVGGRFRPGHFPEPVSSSLWLNEAGKLAISEPASVPFKQLGLVSGATFADLDGDGALDLALATQWGPVRVFRNQQGRFTETTADWGLSDLTGWWTSVTVGDFDGDGRLDLAAGNWGRNTVYELYQPTTFRLFYGDWNGDGLVQMLEAWRSGSNWLPIHDRNWLARGYPSVAANFPTYDAYGQATVPELLGATFEKCQHLEATELRSMVFLNRGGRFKALPLPREAQMAPVFSINTGDADGDGIEDLFVSQNFFGTSTDLTRDDAGFGLWLKGDGDGSFKALDAAISGIRIFGEQRGAALVDFNHDGRVDLAVSQNNRPTMLYVNRRAKPGLHVALQGGPSNPDAIGARLRMVYANDRKGPCRLVSAGSGYRSQDAAHQVLGLQETPVAVWVQWPTGEQRTIPVPSNEPLLRIRFSHEKP
- a CDS encoding CRTAC1 family protein; its protein translation is MKTTPARLRHRRRGRDLLLLLPLILSARLLAAEGTNERPRLNPLGPTEGTLRALETNRIRQIQAAKEWQVFHDFQFSDQYERSGIRFEQTPVTDASKNYKAVHYDHGNGLAVADVDGDDLLDLYFINQVGSSQLWRNRGGGRFENITERAGVGLADKISVTASFADIDNDGRPDLFVTTVRNGNILFKNLGEGRFNDITEGSGLKVTRALHSSGATFFDFNRDGLLDLFVANVGSYTRNEKGPGGFYLARPDAFQGWQFPARSEQSVLYQNLGNGKFEDVSRKTGLEHRGWSGDATFCDLNQDGYPDLYVLSMSGDDKYYENDQGQRFVEKTAAYFPKTPWGSMGVKFFDYNLDGLMDLYITDMHSDMTSAQIKAGDLDLSPQFDKQKSDAWCSSEWTPAAWQSATNNILGNAFYRNQGRGEFVEISSKLGTETYWPWGVSVADLNADGYEDLFVTAGMGYPLRYAVNSVLLNERGERFVDSEYVVGVEPRRDQRIEKDFFTLDCSGEDKRHPLCFEKSGALTVVGSTSSRSSAAIDLDSDGDLDLVTSEWSDRPQVLISNLADKKSIRFLNVKLVGRPTGQGGSNRDALGALVKVHCGSKVYTRYHDGKSGYLSQSTMPLYFGLGEATRVDRIEISWPSGKQQVLREPQRLNTLLTIAEEP
- a CDS encoding formylglycine-generating enzyme family protein, which produces MKSPSSSSRLAHLSIQLAWAALVLLSQSGCDRNTSSPTTKTEIKLTPTTNMVPIKAGTFTRLKFPVTITHDFWMAKYEVTQWEFASVLTNNPSHFTGDSNRPVEKVTLLAANSYCSAITQRERAAGRLPANYEYRLPTEAEWEYACLAGSTNRFSFSEEPGVAEKYAWTAENSDAITHPVGLKLPNAWGLHDMHGNVWEWCSDWFEPYPPAPLTDPVGPDSGKYKVFKGGGWNQDLEFARSANRFMMSPSNGIHFVGFRVALSPIKPPPTRPNPLLP
- a CDS encoding right-handed parallel beta-helix repeat-containing protein; translation: MKSFPLLVLGCWVLAGGGLDAAIRLADDGYHVYPGDEIQEALQQAATNLIQKVVRVHEGEYRPSSKRQALIWFNKMHDGIRLEAVGRVTLLASNPLLALPSEPAFPAVVNHIVYFGDGVTSNTVLRGFRLTGANGFVTKAQTRQMEPNVTILKNYFFYSDGGAVKVFGRSYPRLQNLEIVDNYTSPCGAGISVQHQGFSQQPVLIENCVFFRNRAQGTGSAVDLLAGSSASLVNCLFVGNISNTGEDPVAKASGERPFVNSGVMTIFWNSHAVVRNCTFTGNRNGVDDMGGASQYLNCIFADNRLDAGLKGYGRYELAVNAGGKVSGCVFNGLIHDVTGVVAGGGNATNAPSPRFDAAFVPQAPEYQKAGYRPLLPVAGTPAPAGPP